In Carnobacterium sp. CP1, the following are encoded in one genomic region:
- the lgt gene encoding prolipoprotein diacylglyceryl transferase, with protein MNFLFSAINPIAFSLGPLEVHWYGVIIASAIFVAIFLSMREAEKRGLEGDSIIDIALWALPIAFIGARLYYVLFELGYYLQNPDQILAIWNGGIAIYGGLIAGGLTVYWFAKKKGIPIWLLLDILAPNVLLAQAIGRWGNFINQEAHGGEVSLSFLEKLHLPEFIINQMNISGVYYHPTFLYESLWSLLGFFVILVLRQRKHLLRRGEVALTYVLWYSLGRFFIEGLRTDSLWLLDWLRVSQALSVILFIGGIVVWFIRRQDYPPKPYYLEGMEPIEKEKLTEK; from the coding sequence ATGAACTTTTTATTCAGTGCAATCAACCCGATTGCATTTTCATTAGGACCGCTTGAAGTTCATTGGTATGGGGTGATTATTGCTTCTGCTATTTTTGTGGCCATTTTTTTAAGCATGCGAGAAGCGGAAAAGCGCGGACTTGAAGGCGACAGTATTATTGATATAGCATTATGGGCTTTGCCGATTGCTTTTATAGGCGCCCGGCTTTATTACGTCTTATTCGAACTGGGGTATTACCTGCAAAATCCTGATCAAATCTTAGCGATTTGGAATGGCGGGATTGCTATCTATGGCGGTTTGATTGCCGGCGGATTGACCGTTTATTGGTTTGCTAAGAAAAAAGGTATTCCCATTTGGTTGTTGTTGGACATTTTAGCGCCAAATGTGTTGTTAGCACAAGCCATTGGCCGCTGGGGCAACTTCATCAACCAAGAAGCTCATGGCGGAGAAGTTTCTCTTAGCTTTTTAGAAAAGCTTCATTTACCTGAATTTATCATCAATCAAATGAACATCAGCGGTGTCTATTACCATCCAACCTTCTTATATGAATCGCTATGGAGTCTCTTAGGTTTTTTTGTTATCCTCGTTTTGAGACAACGCAAACACTTGTTGCGACGCGGAGAGGTAGCGTTGACGTATGTTTTATGGTATTCGTTGGGACGCTTCTTTATCGAAGGATTAAGAACCGATAGCTTATGGTTGTTAGATTGGCTGCGTGTGTCACAAGCCTTGTCGGTCATTTTATTTATTGGAGGAATCGTTGTCTGGTTTATCCGGCGCCAAGATTACCCACCGAAGCCTTATTACTTAGAGGGCATGGAACCAATTGAAAAAGAAAAACTAACTGAAAAATAG
- the ppaX gene encoding pyrophosphatase PpaX → MKIETVLFDFDGTLADTNELIRRSHLEVLEEYYPGEYDAEKVRAFNGPPLDLIYSNINFAEKETMIAKYRAFNELYHDELVTLFDGVQNSLRLLKQNRIQLGVVSTKRNDTLLKGIKLLGLDGLFDTVVGGMDYTHPKPDPEPILVAMSRLNCRKETTIMVGDNFHDILSAKNAGIPGVFVGWSEKTLEEIAPYAPSFIVHTMEELTELVLTHQLVGNEKS, encoded by the coding sequence GTGAAAATTGAAACAGTGTTATTTGATTTTGATGGAACATTAGCCGATACGAACGAATTGATCAGACGTTCTCATTTAGAGGTTTTAGAAGAATATTATCCTGGAGAATACGATGCAGAAAAAGTCCGGGCTTTTAATGGTCCGCCTTTGGATTTGATTTACAGCAACATCAATTTTGCTGAAAAAGAAACTATGATAGCTAAATACCGGGCATTTAACGAACTGTACCATGATGAATTGGTAACGTTGTTCGACGGCGTACAAAATAGTTTGAGATTACTGAAACAAAACAGGATCCAGTTGGGTGTTGTTTCAACAAAACGAAACGATACCTTGTTAAAAGGCATCAAATTGTTGGGATTAGATGGATTATTCGATACCGTTGTAGGTGGAATGGATTACACTCATCCTAAACCAGACCCGGAGCCGATTCTTGTAGCGATGTCACGGCTCAATTGCCGTAAAGAAACCACGATTATGGTCGGCGATAACTTCCATGATATTCTGTCCGCAAAGAACGCTGGAATTCCAGGTGTTTTTGTTGGCTGGTCGGAAAAAACGTTGGAAGAAATAGCACCATATGCTCCGTCTTTTATTGTGCACACAATGGAAGAATTAACGGAACTGGTTTTGACTCATCAGCTCGTTGGTAATGAAAAGAGCTGA
- the hprK gene encoding HPr(Ser) kinase/phosphatase: MTNSVTVKELVDALDLKVHNGEEFLGRSIVTNDLSRPGLELTGYFNYYPQERIQLFGRTEISFSERMSSDERLMVFRRMCQPNTPAFLVSRNLTLPDELIQATVEKEIPLLSSSHSTTRLASNVTNFLEERLAERMSVHGVLIDIYGMGVMITGDSGVGKSETALELIQRGHRLVADDRVELHMLDENRIVGEPPEILRHLLEIRGIGIIDVVNLFGVGSIRLSKTVNLIVNLELWDKNTKFDRLGSGDGKRRIFNVDVPLVSIPVKTGRNLAVIIEAAAMNYRAKKMGYNATETFEKNLEKLIKNNSEQV, translated from the coding sequence ATGACTAATAGTGTAACCGTAAAGGAATTAGTGGATGCTCTTGATTTAAAAGTACATAATGGAGAGGAATTCTTAGGACGTTCGATCGTAACCAATGATCTTTCAAGACCAGGGTTAGAATTGACGGGTTACTTTAATTATTACCCGCAAGAACGAATCCAATTATTTGGAAGAACGGAAATTTCATTTTCCGAACGCATGTCAAGCGATGAACGATTGATGGTCTTTCGGCGGATGTGCCAACCGAATACTCCTGCGTTTTTAGTTTCACGTAATTTAACGTTGCCAGATGAGTTGATTCAAGCTACTGTGGAAAAAGAAATTCCATTGCTGTCTTCATCACATTCAACGACTCGTTTAGCCAGTAATGTGACAAATTTTCTAGAAGAACGCTTAGCTGAACGCATGTCCGTTCATGGGGTTTTGATCGATATTTATGGAATGGGCGTTATGATCACAGGCGACAGCGGTGTCGGGAAAAGTGAAACAGCACTCGAATTGATTCAAAGAGGTCACCGTTTAGTAGCTGATGATCGGGTAGAATTGCATATGCTGGATGAAAATCGAATCGTAGGAGAACCGCCGGAAATATTGCGGCATTTACTTGAAATACGCGGCATCGGAATTATTGATGTTGTAAACTTATTTGGAGTAGGCTCCATTCGTTTGAGCAAGACCGTTAATTTAATTGTCAATTTAGAATTATGGGATAAAAATACTAAATTTGATCGTTTGGGCAGCGGCGACGGCAAGAGACGAATCTTTAATGTTGACGTTCCATTAGTTTCGATCCCCGTAAAAACAGGGCGTAATTTAGCAGTGATCATTGAAGCCGCAGCTATGAACTACAGAGCGAAAAAAATGGGGTATAATGCAACCGAAACATTCGAAAAAAATCTTGAAAAATTGATCAAAAATAATTCTGAACAAGTTTAA